The proteins below are encoded in one region of Amycolatopsis magusensis:
- the ileS gene encoding isoleucine--tRNA ligase, producing the protein MYPKAEAGEPTGQVPSQPSFPALEKDVLAYWEADRTFQATVDARDPGKNGANEYVFYDGPPFANGLPHYGHLLTGYVKDIVPRFQTMRGKHVERRFGWDTHGLPAELEAERQLGITDKSQIDEMGVAAFNDACRESVLRYTGEWRDYVTRQARWVDFDNDYKTLDVTYMESVIWAFKQLWDKGLVYEGYRVLPYCWRDETPLSNHELRMDDDVYASRQDPAVTVGFRLEGNGTDLDGAYLLIWTTTPWTLPSNLATAVHPEVSYVLVSSGDQRFVLAEARVGAYAKELGEAPEVLARFTGAELLGTRYAPPFPYFVGQENAHRVLAADYVTTEDGTGVVHIAPAYGEEDKVVTDAAGITPVTPVDSKGRFTAEVSDYDGQQVFDANPNIIKDLKNGTGSAGRQGAVLLRHETYEHPYPHCWRCRNPLIYRAVSSWFVAVTEFKDRMVELNQQITWYPEHVKDGQFGKWLENARDWSISRNRYWGTPIPVWQSDDPGYPRTDVYGSLDELERDFGVRLDNLHRPYIDELTRPNPDDPTGRSTMRRVPDVLDVWFDSGSMPYAQVHYPFENAEWFEHHYPSDFIVEYMGQTRGWFYLLHVLATALFDRPAFRTCVSHGIVLGSDGQKMSKSLRNYPDVNEVFDRDGSDAMRWYLMASPILRGGNLVVTDKGIRDAVRQAVLPLWNSYYFLALYANAEGTEGRWRTDSKHVLDRYVLAKTHELVTDVGAALEVSDIAGACATTREFLEVLTNWYVRRSRDRFWAGEQDAVDTLHTVLEVTCRVLAPLLPLTTESVWRGLTGGRSVHLADWPGTTELPADAALVTAMDRVRQVCSSALSLRKANKLRVRLPLAKLLVAAEDVDALRPFTDIIRDEVNVKSVELTEDVAAHGGFEVAVNARAAGPRLGKDVQRVIKAVKAGEWSTSDTGALVAAGIELLDTEYDRKLVAKDTGAAAELPAGSGLVLLDTAVTPELAAEGLARDLVRVVQQARRDTGLEVADRIELTVDAPAEVTEAVRAHEEFVAGETLAVAVAYGDVPDGSTGTVGDGVKVTVAVRKS; encoded by the coding sequence ATGTACCCCAAGGCCGAGGCTGGTGAACCGACCGGTCAGGTGCCGTCCCAGCCGTCCTTCCCGGCGCTGGAGAAGGACGTGCTGGCCTACTGGGAGGCCGATCGGACCTTCCAGGCGACCGTGGACGCCCGCGACCCCGGCAAGAACGGCGCCAACGAGTACGTCTTCTACGACGGCCCGCCCTTCGCCAACGGCCTGCCGCACTACGGGCACCTGCTGACCGGGTACGTCAAGGACATCGTGCCGCGCTTCCAGACCATGCGCGGCAAGCACGTGGAGCGCCGCTTCGGCTGGGACACCCACGGCCTGCCCGCCGAACTCGAAGCCGAGCGGCAGCTCGGCATCACCGACAAGTCGCAGATCGACGAGATGGGCGTGGCCGCGTTCAACGACGCGTGCCGCGAGTCGGTGCTGCGCTACACCGGCGAGTGGCGCGACTACGTCACCCGCCAGGCGCGCTGGGTCGACTTCGACAACGACTACAAGACGCTCGACGTCACCTACATGGAGTCGGTGATCTGGGCGTTCAAGCAGCTGTGGGACAAGGGCCTGGTCTACGAGGGCTACCGCGTGCTGCCGTACTGCTGGCGCGACGAGACCCCGCTGTCCAACCACGAGCTGCGGATGGACGACGACGTCTACGCCAGCCGTCAGGACCCGGCGGTCACCGTCGGCTTCCGGCTCGAGGGCAACGGCACCGACCTGGACGGCGCGTACCTGCTCATCTGGACCACGACGCCGTGGACGCTGCCGTCGAACCTGGCCACCGCGGTGCACCCCGAGGTCTCCTACGTGCTGGTGTCCTCCGGTGACCAGCGCTTCGTGCTCGCCGAGGCCCGTGTCGGTGCCTACGCCAAGGAACTCGGCGAGGCGCCCGAGGTGCTGGCGCGGTTCACCGGTGCCGAGCTGCTCGGCACCCGGTACGCGCCGCCGTTCCCGTACTTCGTCGGCCAGGAGAACGCCCACCGCGTGCTCGCCGCCGACTACGTGACCACCGAGGACGGCACCGGCGTGGTGCACATCGCGCCCGCCTACGGTGAAGAGGACAAGGTGGTCACCGACGCGGCCGGGATCACCCCGGTCACCCCGGTGGACTCGAAGGGCCGGTTCACCGCCGAGGTGTCCGACTACGACGGCCAGCAGGTGTTCGACGCCAACCCGAACATCATCAAGGACCTCAAGAACGGCACCGGTTCGGCCGGGCGCCAGGGCGCGGTGCTGCTGCGCCACGAGACCTACGAGCACCCGTACCCGCACTGCTGGCGCTGCCGGAACCCGCTGATCTACCGCGCGGTCTCGTCGTGGTTCGTCGCGGTGACCGAGTTCAAGGACCGGATGGTCGAGCTGAACCAGCAGATCACCTGGTACCCGGAGCACGTCAAGGACGGCCAGTTCGGCAAGTGGCTGGAGAACGCGCGCGACTGGTCGATCTCGCGCAACCGGTACTGGGGCACGCCGATCCCGGTGTGGCAGTCGGACGACCCCGGTTATCCGCGCACCGACGTCTACGGTTCGCTCGACGAGCTGGAGCGCGACTTCGGCGTGCGGCTGGACAACCTGCACCGGCCCTACATCGACGAGCTGACCCGGCCGAACCCGGACGACCCGACCGGCAGGTCCACCATGCGCCGGGTGCCCGACGTGCTCGACGTGTGGTTCGACTCGGGCTCGATGCCGTATGCCCAGGTGCACTACCCGTTCGAAAACGCCGAGTGGTTCGAGCACCACTACCCGAGCGACTTCATCGTCGAGTACATGGGCCAGACGCGCGGGTGGTTCTACCTGCTGCACGTGCTGGCCACCGCCTTGTTCGACCGGCCGGCCTTCCGCACCTGCGTCTCGCACGGCATCGTGCTGGGCTCGGACGGGCAGAAGATGTCGAAGTCGCTGCGGAACTACCCGGACGTCAACGAGGTGTTCGACCGGGACGGCTCCGACGCGATGCGCTGGTACCTGATGGCCAGCCCGATCCTGCGCGGCGGCAACCTGGTCGTGACGGACAAGGGCATCCGCGACGCGGTGCGCCAGGCGGTGCTCCCGCTGTGGAACTCGTACTACTTCCTCGCGCTCTACGCCAACGCCGAGGGCACCGAGGGCCGGTGGCGTACCGACTCGAAGCACGTGCTCGACCGGTACGTGCTGGCCAAGACGCACGAGCTGGTGACCGACGTGGGGGCGGCGCTGGAGGTCAGCGACATCGCCGGTGCCTGCGCCACCACGCGCGAGTTCCTCGAGGTGCTGACGAACTGGTACGTGCGCCGCTCGCGCGACCGGTTCTGGGCCGGGGAGCAGGACGCGGTGGACACCCTGCACACCGTGCTGGAGGTGACCTGCCGGGTGCTGGCGCCGCTGCTGCCGCTGACCACGGAGTCGGTGTGGCGCGGGCTGACCGGTGGCCGCTCGGTGCACCTGGCCGACTGGCCGGGCACCACCGAGCTGCCCGCGGACGCCGCGCTGGTCACCGCGATGGACCGGGTGCGTCAGGTGTGCTCGTCGGCGCTGTCCCTGCGCAAGGCGAACAAGCTGCGCGTGCGGCTGCCGCTGGCGAAGCTGCTGGTGGCCGCCGAGGACGTGGACGCGCTGCGCCCGTTCACCGACATCATCCGCGACGAGGTCAACGTCAAGTCGGTCGAGCTGACCGAGGACGTGGCCGCGCACGGCGGGTTCGAGGTGGCGGTGAACGCGCGGGCCGCCGGGCCGCGGCTGGGCAAGGACGTGCAGCGGGTGATCAAGGCGGTCAAGGCGGGCGAGTGGTCCACTTCGGACACCGGCGCGCTGGTGGCGGCCGGGATCGAGCTGCTGGACACCGAGTACGACCGCAAGCTGGTGGCCAAGGACACCGGCGCGGCGGCCGAGCTGCCTGCCGGGTCCGGCCTGGTGCTGCTGGACACCGCGGTGACACCGGAACTGGCGGCCGAAGGCCTCGCGCGTGACCTGGTGCGCGTGGTGCAGCAGGCGCGCCGGGACACCGGGCTCGAGGTGGCCGACCGCATCGAGCTGACCGTCGACGCACCCGCCGAGGTGACCGAGGCGGTGCGGGCGCACGAGGAGTTCGTCGCGGGGGAGACCCTGGCGGTGGCTGTGGCCTACGGCGACGTGCCCGACGGCTCCACCGGGACCGTCGGCGACGGGGTCAAGGTGACCGTGGCGGTGCGCAAGAGCTGA
- the wag31 gene encoding DivIVA-like cell division protein Wag31, which produces MSLTPADVHNVAFSKPPIGKRGYNEDEVDAFLDLVETELARLIEDNNELRQQVEQLDAELESTRGELETARSAGPVGSVPPPAPVREEPRRLAPVPPPSAMEQTQAHGMGPDNGEPNVQAAKVLGLAQEMADRLTAEAKTESDGMLAEARTKSEQLLSDARAKSDSMVNEARTRAETMLNDARTRAETLERQARDKATTVERESQRKYTETMNSLNSEKNTLNKRIEELRTIEREYRTRLRGFLESQLRELDDRGSAAPASPGGNQSASGSSSGQGYSFGPRAEAG; this is translated from the coding sequence ATGTCGTTGACCCCCGCTGACGTGCACAACGTCGCGTTCAGCAAGCCGCCCATAGGCAAACGGGGCTACAACGAGGACGAGGTGGACGCGTTCCTCGACCTGGTGGAGACCGAGCTCGCCCGGCTCATCGAGGACAATAACGAGCTGCGCCAGCAGGTCGAGCAACTCGATGCCGAGCTGGAATCGACCCGTGGCGAGTTGGAGACCGCGCGGTCCGCCGGACCGGTGGGCAGCGTGCCACCGCCCGCGCCGGTGCGCGAGGAACCACGGCGGCTGGCACCCGTACCGCCGCCCAGCGCGATGGAGCAGACCCAGGCGCACGGCATGGGCCCCGACAACGGGGAACCCAACGTGCAGGCCGCGAAGGTGCTGGGGCTGGCGCAGGAAATGGCCGACCGGCTCACCGCCGAGGCCAAGACCGAATCCGACGGCATGCTGGCCGAGGCCAGGACCAAGTCGGAGCAGCTGCTCTCGGACGCGCGGGCGAAGTCGGACTCGATGGTCAACGAGGCGCGCACGCGTGCCGAGACCATGCTGAACGACGCTCGCACCAGGGCGGAGACCCTGGAGCGGCAGGCACGCGACAAGGCGACCACGGTCGAACGCGAGTCGCAGCGCAAGTACACCGAGACGATGAACAGCCTGAACTCCGAGAAGAACACGCTGAACAAGCGGATCGAAGAGCTGCGGACCATTGAGCGGGAGTACCGCACGAGGCTGCGTGGGTTCCTCGAGTCGCAACTGCGTGAGCTGGACGACCGAGGCTCGGCCGCGCCCGCCTCGCCGGGTGGGAACCAGTCCGCCAGCGGTTCCAGCAGCGGACAGGGCTACTCGTTCGGCCCGCGGGCCGAAGCGGGCTGA
- a CDS encoding YggT family protein — MQAVWIVLYYVLFAFWLLLTARVVVELVRAFAREWRPAGGVAVTLETIYTVTDPPVRLVRRIIPMVRIGGVGLDLSIMVLLLVVFILMQLAYPG; from the coding sequence GTGCAAGCGGTCTGGATCGTCCTCTACTACGTGCTGTTCGCGTTTTGGCTCCTGCTTACAGCACGAGTCGTGGTCGAACTCGTGCGCGCCTTCGCGCGCGAGTGGCGCCCCGCCGGAGGGGTTGCGGTGACGCTGGAGACCATCTACACAGTTACGGACCCGCCGGTCCGATTGGTCCGGCGGATCATCCCGATGGTGCGGATTGGCGGCGTCGGACTGGACTTATCGATTATGGTGCTGCTGTTGGTTGTGTTCATCTTGATGCAACTGGCGTATCCAGGGTGA